Proteins found in one Prochlorococcus marinus XMU1405 genomic segment:
- the ilvA gene encoding threonine ammonia-lyase, biosynthetic, producing MNDYFEKILRAEVYEVAKKTPLEKAHNLSNTLNNEVFLKREDLQDVFSFKVRGAYNKMSKLTNSQLSQGVITSSAGNHAQGVALSALKLNCQATILMPITTPLVKVNAVKKLNAKVILFGDNYDETYKEAIRISKEKNLCFIHPFDDPDVIAGQGTIAIELEQQLKEKPYAIYIAVGGGGLISGISIYIKKIWPEVKIIGVEPEDADAMTKSLDESKIVELSSVGQFADGVAVKKIGKNTFEIGRKYIDKMITVNTDEICAAIKDVFEDTRSILEPAGALSIAGMKKDILNSNHLNKKMVAIACGANMNFERLRFVAERAELGECKEVMMAVEIPERAGSLIDFCKLLDNRNLTEFSYRMSNSKNAQIFVGVQVYGLNDKKNLLNVFRNSEYSFIDISDDELSKNHLRHMVGGRLPKNFKEMDNRNFVELLYRFEFPERPGALINFLNNMKSNWSISVFHYRNYGADVGKIVIGVLIDKNEILEWNKFVRILGYKYWDETQNDTYRLFLGASD from the coding sequence GATTATTTTGAAAAAATACTTCGAGCTGAAGTCTATGAAGTAGCAAAAAAAACACCCCTAGAAAAAGCTCATAATTTAAGTAATACACTTAACAATGAAGTTTTTCTAAAGAGAGAAGATCTTCAAGATGTATTTTCATTCAAAGTAAGAGGTGCATATAACAAAATGAGTAAGCTTACAAATTCTCAGCTTTCTCAGGGAGTAATTACTTCAAGTGCTGGTAATCATGCTCAAGGTGTTGCTCTTAGTGCTCTCAAACTAAATTGCCAAGCCACAATATTAATGCCTATTACAACTCCTCTTGTAAAAGTTAATGCTGTAAAAAAGTTAAATGCAAAAGTAATATTATTTGGTGATAATTATGATGAGACTTACAAAGAAGCAATAAGGATTAGCAAAGAAAAAAATTTATGTTTTATTCATCCTTTTGATGATCCAGATGTAATAGCAGGACAAGGAACTATAGCTATTGAACTTGAACAGCAACTAAAGGAAAAACCTTATGCAATTTATATTGCTGTTGGTGGAGGTGGATTGATATCAGGAATATCCATATATATTAAAAAAATATGGCCTGAAGTAAAAATAATTGGTGTAGAGCCTGAAGATGCAGACGCCATGACAAAATCTTTGGATGAATCAAAAATTGTGGAATTATCTTCTGTTGGTCAATTTGCAGATGGAGTAGCTGTTAAAAAAATTGGTAAAAATACTTTTGAAATTGGTAGAAAATATATAGATAAGATGATTACCGTTAATACTGATGAAATATGTGCAGCTATAAAAGATGTTTTTGAGGATACTAGATCAATACTTGAGCCTGCAGGAGCATTATCAATTGCAGGGATGAAAAAAGATATTTTAAATTCGAATCATTTAAATAAAAAAATGGTTGCTATTGCATGTGGTGCAAATATGAATTTTGAGCGGCTTAGATTTGTTGCAGAAAGAGCAGAACTTGGTGAGTGTAAAGAAGTAATGATGGCTGTTGAAATTCCTGAACGTGCTGGAAGTTTAATTGATTTTTGTAAGTTACTTGATAATAGAAATTTAACTGAATTTAGCTACAGGATGTCGAATTCTAAGAATGCTCAAATATTTGTAGGAGTGCAAGTCTATGGATTAAATGATAAAAAAAATCTTTTAAATGTATTTAGAAACTCGGAGTACTCATTTATTGACATAAGTGATGATGAATTATCTAAAAATCATTTAAGACATATGGTAGGTGGAAGATTACCAAAGAATTTTAAGGAAATGGATAATAGAAACTTTGTAGAGCTTTTATACAGATTTGAGTTTCCTGAAAGGCCTGGTGCATTAATAAACTTCTTAAATAATATGAAATCTAATTGGTCTATAAGCGTATTTCATTACAGAAATTATGGAGCTGATGTTGGGAAAATTGTTATTG